In the genome of Tachysurus vachellii isolate PV-2020 chromosome 9, HZAU_Pvac_v1, whole genome shotgun sequence, one region contains:
- the tmem91 gene encoding transmembrane protein 91, whose translation MDSLDELEHPLLDDSPTHSSRTGNSGLFKGIFVRCEEEKRPPSLAWRSYSGPTDVSQQQLLDPCSLPSTLESFYTPSAPLWGPADSLGLHSKEYLETTFMDIGPGSPLERKLLAVSRDVHSVSYSMEDEDDLLPDFEDSSSDDFTDTESESNFPLMIPQDHLGLAFFSMLCCFWPLGIAAFYLSQKTNKAWAQGDFQAASKASRHTLWLSIISIIFGIITYICAVAALISYLSGKPP comes from the exons ATGGACAGCCTGGATGAATTGGAGCACCCGCTTTTGGATGACAGCCCCACACACTCATCCAGAACGGGCAACAGCGGCCTCTTCAAGGGCATTTTTGTGAGATGCGAAGAGGAAAAAAGACCTCCCTCCCTAGCATGGAGGAGCTATTCTGGTCCTACAGATGTATCTCAACAGCAGCTGCTGGATCCATGTTCTCTCCCCAGCACACTTGAGTCCTTCTACACGCCTTCTGCTCCTCTCTGGGGCCCTGCAGACTCCCTGGGCCTCCACAGCAAGGAGTATCTGGAAACCACATTCATGGACATCGGCCCTGGATCTCCTCTGGAGCGGAAGCTGCTGGCAGTGAGCAGAGACGTCCACAGCGTGTCCTACAGCATGGAGGACGAAGACGACCTGCTGCCAGACTTTGAG gaTTCCTCGAGTGACGACTTCACTGACACAGAAAGCGAAAGCAACTTCCCACTTATGATCCCACAGGATCACCTTGGTCTGGCCTTCTTCTCCATGCTCTGCTGCTTCTGGCCTTTAGGCATAGCCGCCTTCTATTTGTCTCAAAAG ACGAACAAAGCGTGGGCGCAGGGTGACTTTCAGGCAGCGAGCAAGGCGTCTCGTCACACTCTGTGGCTCtccatcatctccatcatctTCGGCATCATCACCTACATCTGCGCCGTCGCTGCGCTCATCTCCTACCTCTCCGGGAAGCCGCCCTAA
- the exosc5 gene encoding exosome complex component RRP46 translates to MEPDISSTVLREFGSEQGLLSKPDGSATFMQGDTSVLVGVYGPAEVKVNKEIYDRATLEVLIQPKAGMPSVRERTREKCVRGTCEAALLSTLHPRSSLTLVLQVVHDDGSLLACCLNGACMALMDAGLPMSRLFCGVTCAIDAEGQIITDPTAQQEKESRALLTFAIDSKEHNVMMSSTKGSFSVNEMQQCIAVSQKASERIFQFYRDSVKRRYSKIL, encoded by the exons ATGGAGCCGGACATCAGCAGTACAGTTTTAAGGGAGTTTGGCAGCGAACAGGGTTTATTATCCAAACCTGACGGTTCCGCGACGTTTATGCAAG GAGACACCAGTGTGTTAGTAGGTGTGTATGGACCTGCTGAGGTTAAAGTCAACAAGGAGATCTATGATCGAGCAACTCTGGAGGTTCTGATCCAGCCCAAAGCCGGCATGccga GTGTCCGGGAGCGCacgagagagaagtgtgtgcgGGGGACGTGTGAAGCTGCTCTGCTGTCCACGCTTCATCCTCGCTCCTCCCTGACGCTAGTCCTGCAGGTGGTGCACGATGATGGATCG CTGTTAGCGTGCTGTCTGAACGGTGCCTGCATGGCGCTGATGGACGCCGGGCTGCCCATGAGCCGCTTGTTCTGCGGAGTCACGTGTGCCATCGACGCCGAGGGACAAATCATCACAGACCCCACCGCTCAGCAGGAAAAG GAAAGTCGAGCCCTGTTGACTTTTGCCATCGATAGCAAAGAGCACAATGTCATGATGTCATCAACCAAAGGTTCTTTCTCAGTGAACGAG ATGCAGCAGTGTATAGCAGTGAGCCAGAAGGCGTCCGAGCGGATCTTCCAGTTTTATAGGGATTCTGTGAAGCGACGATACTCCaaaatattatga